One Aphidius gifuensis isolate YNYX2018 linkage group LG5, ASM1490517v1, whole genome shotgun sequence genomic region harbors:
- the LOC122857888 gene encoding nuclear protein localization protein 4 homolog isoform X3: MSKLTQITLRVQSPDGTKRIDVDPNDTTFQLFEKVYETFDLSSFAFCLYKQRNRNDEIISSRSKSVSGCGLGHGDMVYLTPIDGSLLTSNSSSSTSLSSIEKKEPLSTESTPGVSRRNTSIGTAKIATNIIEDEVDQLLWKMDGKIQRKRDEKLCRHGANGCCVHCSPIEPFDEAYLKEQNVKHLSFHSYLRKLTAGVDKGKFLQLEDISCRIKRGCKDHPPWPRGICSKCQPNAITLNQQTYRHVDNVVFENANLVERFLNYWRSTGHQRLGYLLGRYEIHSDVPLGIRAVVTAIYEPPQESTKDGIVLLPDEREKIVDDLALKLNIKRVGWIFTDLIADDIQKGTVKHVRNIESHFLSAQECIMAGHNQNKYPNSCRFSKSGSFGSKFVTVCVTGDDKNQVHMEGYQVSNQCMALVRDGCLVPTKDAPELGYVIESTDKQYVPDVYYKEKDSYGNEVSRIARPLPVEYLLVDVPASTPLTPQYTFYSNDNIKPFPVENRLIDGQIQEFNAFSNYMQQFTPDEFLNAVSDFHLLLYISTMDMLPMMEHMDTLLDAIINNDNDKAKEWSKSEHWATVEQLITATSSSTSTNHTGSFGHNRSNSSSGIDVGPTNGNGSSNQPLWTCPHCTFLNPAELATCEMCSLPR; encoded by the exons ATGTCAAAATTAACGCAAATT aCCCTGAGAGTTCAATCACCCGATGGAACAAAGAGAATTGACGTTGATCCAAATGATACAACTTTTCAACTTTTTGAAaag GTTTATGAAACATTTGATTTGAGTAGTTTtgcattttgtttatataaacaaagaaatcGTAATGATGAAATTATATCATCAAGAAGTAAAAGTGTATCAGGATGTGGTCTTGGACATGGTGATATGGTGTATTTAACACCAATTGATGGATCATTGTTAACAAGTAATTCATCAAGCAGTACATCATTGagttcaattgaaaaaa aagAACCTTTATCAACTGAATCAACACCAGGTGTTAGTCGTCGTAATACATCAATTGGTACAGCTAAAAttgcaacaaatattattgaagatGAAGTTGATCAGTTATTATGGAAAATGGATGGTAAAATTCAACGTAAacgtgatgaaaaattatgtagaCATGGTGCAAATGGTTGTTGTGTTCATTGTTCACCAATTGAACCATTTGATGAAGcatatttaaaagaacaaaatGTTAAACATTTGTCATTTCATTCATATTTAAGAAAACTAACTGCTGGTGTTGATAAAGGTAAATTTTTACAACTAGAAGATATAAGCTGTCGTATTAAACGTGGATGTAAAGATCATCCACCTTGGCCACGTGGTATTTGTAGTAAATGTCAACCAAATGCAATAAcattaaatcaacaaacatATCGTCATGTTGATAATGTTGTATTTGAAAATGCAAATTTAGTTGaacgttttttaaattattggcGTAGTACTGGTCATCAACGTTTGGGATATTTACTTGGTAGATATGAAATACATTCAGATGTACCATTGGGAATAAGAGCTGTTGTAACAGCAATATATGAACCACcacag gAAAGCACAAAAGATGGAATTGTATTATTACCtgatgaaagagaaaaaattgttgatgatttagcattaaaattaaatattaaaagagtTGGATGGATATTTACTGATTTAATTGCTGATGATATACAAAAAGGAACAGTTAAACATGTCAGAAATATTGAGAGTCATTTTTTATCTGCTCAAGAATGTATTATGGCTGgacataatcaaaataaatatccaaACTCATGTCGTTTTTCAAAAAGTGGATCATTTGGATCAAAATTTGTAACAGTTTGTGTTACAg gtgatgataaaaatcaaGTACACATGGAAGGTTATCAAGTATCAAATCAATGCATGGCACTTGTACGTGATGGCTGTTTGGTACCAACAAAAGATGCACCAGAACTTGGATACGTCATTGAGTCAACAGACAAACAATATGTTCCAGATGTCTACTACAAG gaAAAAGATTCTTATGGCAATGAAGTATCAAGAATTGCTAGACCATTACCAGTTGAATATCTGTTGGTTGATGTACCAGCATCAACACCATTGACACcacaatatacattttattcaaatgacaATATAAAACCTTTTCCAGTTGAAAATag aTTAATTGATGGACAAATTCAAGAATTCAATGCATTTTCAAATTACATGCAACAATTCACAccagatgaatttttaaatgctgtttcggattttcatttattattgtatattagtACAATGGATATGTTACCAATGATGGAACACATGGATACATTATTAGatgcaattattaataatgacaatgataaaGCTAAAGAATGGTCAAAAAGTGAACACTGGGCAACTGTTGAACAATTAATAACTGCAACATCTTCTTCCACATCGACAAATCACACTGGTTCATTTGGACATAATAGATCAAATTCATCATCTGGTATTGATGTTGGACCAACAAATGGTAATGGTTCATCAAATCAACCACTATGGACATGTCCACATTGTACATTTTTAAATCCAGCTGAACTTGCAACATGTGAAATGTGTAGTTTACCAAGGtaa
- the LOC122857889 gene encoding uncharacterized protein LOC122857889 isoform X2: MLDPSVLTDLEELTLCGYCKQKYNDNEQCPKYLSCKHYFCLSCIENNFTKGRELFCAHCWKRTELGDDGADGLPTYSPLLALANNFSYFKTNDNSKNMIKKTTIENERKSENCHVHGMPLALWCGTCCKALCRACATPQDHPGHQIKTQLDAKEQLISEVQLELSTMGKLSNEIQNLAIQQREFLIKILESCVTIKTHVENNLQNNWSNIPELSDARETLGKVKANLQLTNCPNDIVNLHSQLLNEKTHLQKKYHEMMLQCQLDDLICHSNILFNFDILKQSIDDINCGNNDNFITKLIQQSNIGLLNNQTTINPLLFLANYCISQLYANNNIINKKLSSSFIDNNNIQQELCQQSMNLLTQQLQTNNINISQKYIIPSSNSSSSLSSTNNNIIYQQQNSFLQQETSSSGSSSGNTTTSGLLSIHSPTQLINNTNNTNNNNINNIILRGPVNIYPMYYFNIDVNGGYYGRIVIEIRPDVAPNMTKNFSILTTGESGIGYKGCSIFQCWENESIITGDFELNNGRGGRSIFPDGYFMPDDTKFPAVRGAVGMRRTQKRHDNMGMVGSQFRIILQQMKGFTGIFGHVVEGLELVEKISTYGDQTGKPTKNILISQCGKL; this comes from the exons ATGCTGGATCCAAGTGTCTTAACTGATCTTGAAGAATTAACATTATGCGGTtattgtaaacaaaaatataatgataatgaacaatgtccaaaatatttaagttgcaagcattatttttgtttaagttgtattgaaaataattttacaaaaggACGTGAATTATTTTGTGCTCATTGTTGGAAAAGAACTGAATTAGGTGATGATGGAGCTGATGGTTTACCAACATATTCACCACTTCTTGCATTggctaataatttttcatattttaaaactaatgataatagtaaaaatatgataaaaaaaacaacaatagaaaatgaaagaaag agTGAAAATTGTCATGTTCATGGAATGCCATTGGCACTTTGGTGTGGTACATGTTGTAAAGCACTTTGTCGTGCATGTGCAACACCCCAAGATCATCCTGGTCATCAAATTAAAACTCAACTTGATGCCAAAGAACAATTAATATCTGAa gTTCAACTTGAGCTATCAACAATGGGTAAATTATCAAacgaaatacaaaatttagcAATTCAACAacgtgaatttttaataaaaatacttgaatcaTGTGTTACAATTAAAACtcatgttgaaaataatttacaaaataattggtCAAATATACCAGAATTATCAGATGCACGTGAAACACTTGGTAAAGTTAAagcaaatttacaattaacaaATTGTCCAAATGACATAGTTAATTTACATtcacaattattaaatgaaaaaacacatttacaaaaaaaatatcatgaaatgATGTTACAATGTcaacttgatgatttaatatgtcattcaaatatattatttaattttgatatattaaaacaatcaaTTGACGATATTAATTGtggtaataatgataattttataacaaaattaatacaacaatcaaatattggattattaaataatcaaacaacaattaatccattattatttcttgCTAATTATTGCATATCACAATTatatgcaaataataatattatcaataaaaaattatcatcatcatttattgataataataatatacaacaagAATTGTGTCAAcaatcaatgaatttattaacacaacaattacaaacaaataatataaatatatcacaaaaatatataataccatcatcaaattcatcatcgtcattatcatcaacaaataataatattatttatcaacaacaaaattcatTTCTACAACAAGAAACAAGTTCATCTGGTAGTTCATCTGGTAATACCACAACATCTGGATTACTATCAATTCATTCACCaacacaattaattaataatacaaataatacaaataataataatataaataatataatacttCGTGGACCTGTTAATATTTATccaatgtattattttaatattgatgttAATGGAGGATATTATGGTAGAATTGTCATTGAAATACGTCCAGATGTTGCACCaaatatgacaaaaaattttagtatatTAACAACTGGTGAAAGTGGTATTGGATACAAGGGTTGttcaatatttcaatgttGGGAAAATGAATCAATAATAACTGGTGATTTTGAGCTTAATAATGGAAGAGGTGGAAGAAGTATATTTCCTGATGGTTATTTTATGCCTGATGATACTAAATTTCCAGCAGTTAGAGGAGCTGTTGGTATGCGTAGAACACAAAAAAGACATGATAATATGGGAATGGTTGGTTCACAATTTcgtattattttacaacaaatgaAAGGTTTTACTGGTATATTTGGTCATGTTGTTGAGGGACTtgaacttgttgaaaaaatatcaacttatGGGGATCAAACTGGTAAaccaactaaaaatatattaatatcacAGTGTGGAAAATtgtaa
- the LOC122857889 gene encoding uncharacterized protein LOC122857889 isoform X1, giving the protein MMLDPSVLTDLEELTLCGYCKQKYNDNEQCPKYLSCKHYFCLSCIENNFTKGRELFCAHCWKRTELGDDGADGLPTYSPLLALANNFSYFKTNDNSKNMIKKTTIENERKSENCHVHGMPLALWCGTCCKALCRACATPQDHPGHQIKTQLDAKEQLISEVQLELSTMGKLSNEIQNLAIQQREFLIKILESCVTIKTHVENNLQNNWSNIPELSDARETLGKVKANLQLTNCPNDIVNLHSQLLNEKTHLQKKYHEMMLQCQLDDLICHSNILFNFDILKQSIDDINCGNNDNFITKLIQQSNIGLLNNQTTINPLLFLANYCISQLYANNNIINKKLSSSFIDNNNIQQELCQQSMNLLTQQLQTNNINISQKYIIPSSNSSSSLSSTNNNIIYQQQNSFLQQETSSSGSSSGNTTTSGLLSIHSPTQLINNTNNTNNNNINNIILRGPVNIYPMYYFNIDVNGGYYGRIVIEIRPDVAPNMTKNFSILTTGESGIGYKGCSIFQCWENESIITGDFELNNGRGGRSIFPDGYFMPDDTKFPAVRGAVGMRRTQKRHDNMGMVGSQFRIILQQMKGFTGIFGHVVEGLELVEKISTYGDQTGKPTKNILISQCGKL; this is encoded by the exons ATG ATGCTGGATCCAAGTGTCTTAACTGATCTTGAAGAATTAACATTATGCGGTtattgtaaacaaaaatataatgataatgaacaatgtccaaaatatttaagttgcaagcattatttttgtttaagttgtattgaaaataattttacaaaaggACGTGAATTATTTTGTGCTCATTGTTGGAAAAGAACTGAATTAGGTGATGATGGAGCTGATGGTTTACCAACATATTCACCACTTCTTGCATTggctaataatttttcatattttaaaactaatgataatagtaaaaatatgataaaaaaaacaacaatagaaaatgaaagaaag agTGAAAATTGTCATGTTCATGGAATGCCATTGGCACTTTGGTGTGGTACATGTTGTAAAGCACTTTGTCGTGCATGTGCAACACCCCAAGATCATCCTGGTCATCAAATTAAAACTCAACTTGATGCCAAAGAACAATTAATATCTGAa gTTCAACTTGAGCTATCAACAATGGGTAAATTATCAAacgaaatacaaaatttagcAATTCAACAacgtgaatttttaataaaaatacttgaatcaTGTGTTACAATTAAAACtcatgttgaaaataatttacaaaataattggtCAAATATACCAGAATTATCAGATGCACGTGAAACACTTGGTAAAGTTAAagcaaatttacaattaacaaATTGTCCAAATGACATAGTTAATTTACATtcacaattattaaatgaaaaaacacatttacaaaaaaaatatcatgaaatgATGTTACAATGTcaacttgatgatttaatatgtcattcaaatatattatttaattttgatatattaaaacaatcaaTTGACGATATTAATTGtggtaataatgataattttataacaaaattaatacaacaatcaaatattggattattaaataatcaaacaacaattaatccattattatttcttgCTAATTATTGCATATCACAATTatatgcaaataataatattatcaataaaaaattatcatcatcatttattgataataataatatacaacaagAATTGTGTCAAcaatcaatgaatttattaacacaacaattacaaacaaataatataaatatatcacaaaaatatataataccatcatcaaattcatcatcgtcattatcatcaacaaataataatattatttatcaacaacaaaattcatTTCTACAACAAGAAACAAGTTCATCTGGTAGTTCATCTGGTAATACCACAACATCTGGATTACTATCAATTCATTCACCaacacaattaattaataatacaaataatacaaataataataatataaataatataatacttCGTGGACCTGTTAATATTTATccaatgtattattttaatattgatgttAATGGAGGATATTATGGTAGAATTGTCATTGAAATACGTCCAGATGTTGCACCaaatatgacaaaaaattttagtatatTAACAACTGGTGAAAGTGGTATTGGATACAAGGGTTGttcaatatttcaatgttGGGAAAATGAATCAATAATAACTGGTGATTTTGAGCTTAATAATGGAAGAGGTGGAAGAAGTATATTTCCTGATGGTTATTTTATGCCTGATGATACTAAATTTCCAGCAGTTAGAGGAGCTGTTGGTATGCGTAGAACACAAAAAAGACATGATAATATGGGAATGGTTGGTTCACAATTTcgtattattttacaacaaatgaAAGGTTTTACTGGTATATTTGGTCATGTTGTTGAGGGACTtgaacttgttgaaaaaatatcaacttatGGGGATCAAACTGGTAAaccaactaaaaatatattaatatcacAGTGTGGAAAATtgtaa
- the LOC122857895 gene encoding EKC/KEOPS complex subunit TPRKB-like has protein sequence MENYTLELDPRSGKLLSLYLLTDIKNTIELRKKILSGELKCCILKASMIVDPFQVVVGVNKAVLRQLNNKLITRSLFTEILYCISSSTNISQSLAKFGINDNDKNIIVAIVHSKDENNEFEDNIRPQIDGQLTPISQLKNYSDIELIKKTYKIDKEELKVSSLADSIVSRIGADYQISLK, from the coding sequence atggaaaactaTACATTGGAATTGGATCCAAGAAGtggaaaattattaagtttatatttattaacagatattaaaaatacaattgaactacgtaaaaaaatattatctggtGAATTaaaatgttgtatattaaaagCATCAATGATTGTTGATCCATTTCaagttgttgttggtgttaaTAAAGCAGTACTTAGACAATTGAATAATAAGCTAATAACAAGATCATTATTtactgaaatattatattgcatatcatcatcaacaaatatatcACAATCACTAGCTAAATTTggtattaatgataatgacaaaaatatcattgtcGCAATTGTTCACAGCAAAGATGAGAATAATGAATTTGAAGATAATATCAGACCACAAATTGATGGACAATTAACACCAAtaagtcaattaaaaaattattcagatattgaattaattaaaaaaacttataaaattgataaagaagAGCTCAAGGTGTCAAGTCTTGCTGATTCAATTGTCAGCAGAATTGGAGCTGATTATCAAATTtcacttaaataa
- the LOC122857888 gene encoding nuclear protein localization protein 4 homolog isoform X2: MSKLTQITLRVQSPDGTKRIDVDPNDTTFQLFEKVYETFDLSSFAFCLYKQRNRNDEIISSRSKSVSGCGLGHGDMVYLTPIDGSLLTSNSSSSTSLSSIEKKEPLSTESTPGVSRRNTSIGTAKIATNIIEDEVDQLLWKMDGKIQRKRDEKLCRHGANGCCVHCSPIEPFDEAYLKEQNVKHLSFHSYLRKLTAGVDKGKFLQLEDISCRIKRGCKDHPPWPRGICSKCQPNAITLNQQTYRHVDNVVFENANLVERFLNYWRSTGHQRLGYLLGRYEIHSDVPLGIRAVVTAIYEPPQESTKDGIVLLPDEREKIVDDLALKLNIKRVGWIFTDLIADDIQKGTVKHVRNIESHFLSAQECIMAGHNQNKYPNSCRFSKSGSFGSKFVTVCVTGDDKNQVHMEGYQVSNQCMALVRDGCLVPTKDAPELGYVIESTDKQYVPDVYYKEKDSYGNEVSRIARPLPVEYLLVDVPASTPLTPQYTFYSNDNIKPFPVENRLIDGQIQEFNAFSNYMQQFTPDEFLNAVSDFHLLLYISTMDMLPMMEHMDTLLDAIINNDNDKAKEWSKSEHWATVEQLITATSSSTSTNHTGSFGHNRSNSSSGIDVGPTNGNGSSNQPLWTCPHCTFLNPAELATCEMCSLPRM; the protein is encoded by the exons ATGTCAAAATTAACGCAAATT aCCCTGAGAGTTCAATCACCCGATGGAACAAAGAGAATTGACGTTGATCCAAATGATACAACTTTTCAACTTTTTGAAaag GTTTATGAAACATTTGATTTGAGTAGTTTtgcattttgtttatataaacaaagaaatcGTAATGATGAAATTATATCATCAAGAAGTAAAAGTGTATCAGGATGTGGTCTTGGACATGGTGATATGGTGTATTTAACACCAATTGATGGATCATTGTTAACAAGTAATTCATCAAGCAGTACATCATTGagttcaattgaaaaaa aagAACCTTTATCAACTGAATCAACACCAGGTGTTAGTCGTCGTAATACATCAATTGGTACAGCTAAAAttgcaacaaatattattgaagatGAAGTTGATCAGTTATTATGGAAAATGGATGGTAAAATTCAACGTAAacgtgatgaaaaattatgtagaCATGGTGCAAATGGTTGTTGTGTTCATTGTTCACCAATTGAACCATTTGATGAAGcatatttaaaagaacaaaatGTTAAACATTTGTCATTTCATTCATATTTAAGAAAACTAACTGCTGGTGTTGATAAAGGTAAATTTTTACAACTAGAAGATATAAGCTGTCGTATTAAACGTGGATGTAAAGATCATCCACCTTGGCCACGTGGTATTTGTAGTAAATGTCAACCAAATGCAATAAcattaaatcaacaaacatATCGTCATGTTGATAATGTTGTATTTGAAAATGCAAATTTAGTTGaacgttttttaaattattggcGTAGTACTGGTCATCAACGTTTGGGATATTTACTTGGTAGATATGAAATACATTCAGATGTACCATTGGGAATAAGAGCTGTTGTAACAGCAATATATGAACCACcacag gAAAGCACAAAAGATGGAATTGTATTATTACCtgatgaaagagaaaaaattgttgatgatttagcattaaaattaaatattaaaagagtTGGATGGATATTTACTGATTTAATTGCTGATGATATACAAAAAGGAACAGTTAAACATGTCAGAAATATTGAGAGTCATTTTTTATCTGCTCAAGAATGTATTATGGCTGgacataatcaaaataaatatccaaACTCATGTCGTTTTTCAAAAAGTGGATCATTTGGATCAAAATTTGTAACAGTTTGTGTTACAg gtgatgataaaaatcaaGTACACATGGAAGGTTATCAAGTATCAAATCAATGCATGGCACTTGTACGTGATGGCTGTTTGGTACCAACAAAAGATGCACCAGAACTTGGATACGTCATTGAGTCAACAGACAAACAATATGTTCCAGATGTCTACTACAAG gaAAAAGATTCTTATGGCAATGAAGTATCAAGAATTGCTAGACCATTACCAGTTGAATATCTGTTGGTTGATGTACCAGCATCAACACCATTGACACcacaatatacattttattcaaatgacaATATAAAACCTTTTCCAGTTGAAAATag aTTAATTGATGGACAAATTCAAGAATTCAATGCATTTTCAAATTACATGCAACAATTCACAccagatgaatttttaaatgctgtttcggattttcatttattattgtatattagtACAATGGATATGTTACCAATGATGGAACACATGGATACATTATTAGatgcaattattaataatgacaatgataaaGCTAAAGAATGGTCAAAAAGTGAACACTGGGCAACTGTTGAACAATTAATAACTGCAACATCTTCTTCCACATCGACAAATCACACTGGTTCATTTGGACATAATAGATCAAATTCATCATCTGGTATTGATGTTGGACCAACAAATGGTAATGGTTCATCAAATCAACCACTATGGACATGTCCACATTGTACATTTTTAAATCCAGCTGAACTTGCAACATGTGAAATGTGTAGTTTACCAAG gATGTAA
- the LOC122857888 gene encoding nuclear protein localization protein 4 homolog isoform X1: protein MSKLTQITLRVQSPDGTKRIDVDPNDTTFQLFEKVYETFDLSSFAFCLYKQRNRNDEIISSRSKSVSGCGLGHGDMVYLTPIDGSLLTSNSSSSTSLSSIEKKEPLSTESTPGVSRRNTSIGTAKIATNIIEDEVDQLLWKMDGKIQRKRDEKLCRHGANGCCVHCSPIEPFDEAYLKEQNVKHLSFHSYLRKLTAGVDKGKFLQLEDISCRIKRGCKDHPPWPRGICSKCQPNAITLNQQTYRHVDNVVFENANLVERFLNYWRSTGHQRLGYLLGRYEIHSDVPLGIRAVVTAIYEPPQESTKDGIVLLPDEREKIVDDLALKLNIKRVGWIFTDLIADDIQKGTVKHVRNIESHFLSAQECIMAGHNQNKYPNSCRFSKSGSFGSKFVTVCVTGDDKNQVHMEGYQVSNQCMALVRDGCLVPTKDAPELGYVIESTDKQYVPDVYYKEKDSYGNEVSRIARPLPVEYLLVDVPASTPLTPQYTFYSNDNIKPFPVENRLIDGQIQEFNAFSNYMQQFTPDEFLNAVSDFHLLLYISTMDMLPMMEHMDTLLDAIINNDNDKAKEWSKSEHWATVEQLITATSSSTSTNHTGSFGHNRSNSSSGIDVGPTNGNGSSNQPLWTCPHCTFLNPAELATCEMCSLPRMLH, encoded by the exons ATGTCAAAATTAACGCAAATT aCCCTGAGAGTTCAATCACCCGATGGAACAAAGAGAATTGACGTTGATCCAAATGATACAACTTTTCAACTTTTTGAAaag GTTTATGAAACATTTGATTTGAGTAGTTTtgcattttgtttatataaacaaagaaatcGTAATGATGAAATTATATCATCAAGAAGTAAAAGTGTATCAGGATGTGGTCTTGGACATGGTGATATGGTGTATTTAACACCAATTGATGGATCATTGTTAACAAGTAATTCATCAAGCAGTACATCATTGagttcaattgaaaaaa aagAACCTTTATCAACTGAATCAACACCAGGTGTTAGTCGTCGTAATACATCAATTGGTACAGCTAAAAttgcaacaaatattattgaagatGAAGTTGATCAGTTATTATGGAAAATGGATGGTAAAATTCAACGTAAacgtgatgaaaaattatgtagaCATGGTGCAAATGGTTGTTGTGTTCATTGTTCACCAATTGAACCATTTGATGAAGcatatttaaaagaacaaaatGTTAAACATTTGTCATTTCATTCATATTTAAGAAAACTAACTGCTGGTGTTGATAAAGGTAAATTTTTACAACTAGAAGATATAAGCTGTCGTATTAAACGTGGATGTAAAGATCATCCACCTTGGCCACGTGGTATTTGTAGTAAATGTCAACCAAATGCAATAAcattaaatcaacaaacatATCGTCATGTTGATAATGTTGTATTTGAAAATGCAAATTTAGTTGaacgttttttaaattattggcGTAGTACTGGTCATCAACGTTTGGGATATTTACTTGGTAGATATGAAATACATTCAGATGTACCATTGGGAATAAGAGCTGTTGTAACAGCAATATATGAACCACcacag gAAAGCACAAAAGATGGAATTGTATTATTACCtgatgaaagagaaaaaattgttgatgatttagcattaaaattaaatattaaaagagtTGGATGGATATTTACTGATTTAATTGCTGATGATATACAAAAAGGAACAGTTAAACATGTCAGAAATATTGAGAGTCATTTTTTATCTGCTCAAGAATGTATTATGGCTGgacataatcaaaataaatatccaaACTCATGTCGTTTTTCAAAAAGTGGATCATTTGGATCAAAATTTGTAACAGTTTGTGTTACAg gtgatgataaaaatcaaGTACACATGGAAGGTTATCAAGTATCAAATCAATGCATGGCACTTGTACGTGATGGCTGTTTGGTACCAACAAAAGATGCACCAGAACTTGGATACGTCATTGAGTCAACAGACAAACAATATGTTCCAGATGTCTACTACAAG gaAAAAGATTCTTATGGCAATGAAGTATCAAGAATTGCTAGACCATTACCAGTTGAATATCTGTTGGTTGATGTACCAGCATCAACACCATTGACACcacaatatacattttattcaaatgacaATATAAAACCTTTTCCAGTTGAAAATag aTTAATTGATGGACAAATTCAAGAATTCAATGCATTTTCAAATTACATGCAACAATTCACAccagatgaatttttaaatgctgtttcggattttcatttattattgtatattagtACAATGGATATGTTACCAATGATGGAACACATGGATACATTATTAGatgcaattattaataatgacaatgataaaGCTAAAGAATGGTCAAAAAGTGAACACTGGGCAACTGTTGAACAATTAATAACTGCAACATCTTCTTCCACATCGACAAATCACACTGGTTCATTTGGACATAATAGATCAAATTCATCATCTGGTATTGATGTTGGACCAACAAATGGTAATGGTTCATCAAATCAACCACTATGGACATGTCCACATTGTACATTTTTAAATCCAGCTGAACTTGCAACATGTGAAATGTGTAGTTTACCAAG GATGCTACATTGA